From the Candidatus Binatia bacterium genome, one window contains:
- a CDS encoding HAMP domain-containing histidine kinase, translated as MPIRLLLLRWVLVLATVYLVWFSGGRAQNLWLVTVYVLAYVGSTPVIHRAVRRRPVSQRLLVGLVVFDIAFVSVGLILAHPTQLDFYPVVFLVLFVAAVALDFRAAVVTAVLLGVVHLAATASTSPDPIWTHTDELLRIPFLLAVAGFFGYLCQQQRRRARRRLWSQRQRDRMQALAAAAHDIRSPLANVVSLTEMLLAGDAGELNPDQRDLLERAHVDLWRIVRRATNLMDAARLDQQALPLELECTDLAKLCAEVVQSMETAARIRKLRLILENESVGSEVLADRVQIERAVSNLVDNALKYSPTNGSVWLRVRNPSPGWVSVEVIDQGPGIPVEQQEAVFRPYARIHSGPPLSGSGLGLFIVRKIVVAHGGSVTLERDPHGGTCARILLPLIIGERPHPREGKNPPGTQTRGWSSNGQWLR; from the coding sequence ATGCCCATCCGTTTGTTGCTTCTGCGCTGGGTTTTAGTTTTGGCCACTGTTTATCTAGTATGGTTCAGCGGCGGTCGCGCGCAGAACTTGTGGCTCGTGACGGTGTATGTGCTGGCGTACGTGGGGTCGACGCCCGTCATCCATCGTGCCGTGCGACGCCGGCCTGTGAGTCAGCGTCTTTTGGTTGGCCTCGTCGTGTTCGACATCGCATTCGTAAGTGTCGGGCTGATTCTGGCCCATCCGACGCAATTGGACTTTTACCCCGTGGTTTTTCTCGTCCTATTCGTCGCTGCAGTGGCCCTCGATTTTCGGGCGGCAGTGGTCACGGCGGTGTTACTCGGCGTAGTGCACTTGGCAGCTACGGCCAGTACATCGCCCGATCCGATTTGGACCCACACCGACGAGTTGTTGCGGATTCCCTTTCTTTTGGCTGTGGCGGGTTTCTTTGGCTACCTGTGTCAACAACAACGACGCCGCGCGCGACGCCGCTTATGGAGCCAACGCCAACGAGACCGCATGCAGGCGTTGGCGGCGGCCGCACACGACATTCGTAGTCCACTCGCGAACGTGGTCAGCCTCACCGAGATGCTCCTCGCTGGGGATGCGGGCGAGCTAAACCCGGACCAGCGCGACCTCCTCGAGCGGGCCCACGTGGATCTTTGGCGCATCGTACGACGAGCTACAAACCTGATGGACGCTGCGCGCTTGGACCAGCAGGCGTTACCCTTGGAGCTGGAGTGCACGGATCTAGCCAAACTGTGCGCCGAAGTTGTGCAATCGATGGAGACAGCAGCGCGAATTCGCAAGCTCCGATTGATTCTGGAGAACGAGTCAGTCGGGAGCGAGGTGTTGGCCGATCGCGTCCAAATAGAGCGTGCGGTAAGCAACCTGGTGGACAACGCGCTCAAGTACTCGCCAACAAACGGCAGTGTGTGGCTGCGGGTACGCAATCCCTCGCCGGGTTGGGTGAGCGTGGAAGTGATCGATCAGGGACCGGGAATTCCGGTGGAGCAACAGGAAGCAGTGTTTCGCCCATATGCACGGATCCATAGTGGACCACCTTTGTCAGGCAGCGGTCTTGGCTTGTTTATCGTGCGGAAGATTGTCGTGGCGCATGGTGGTTCGGTGACGCTGGAACGTGACCCGCATGGGGGAACATGTGCGCGCATCCTGCTCCCGCTGATCATTGGAGAGCGGCCACATCCACGAGAGGGCAAAAATCCGCCAGGCACACAGACCCGCGGGTGGTCCTCCAACGGGCAGTGGCTTAGGTGA
- a CDS encoding aminotransferase class V-fold PLP-dependent enzyme — MSLRVRQAVEAFLEQALRADGPANQWWELRSEAARAACAKLVGAQTDEIAFVKNTSEGLSLVASGFPWQAGDNVIAVDQEYPSNIYPWFALRARGVETRLVARRNGLVSPDDVVAVADRRTRLLSVSFVDWLTGARNDLAALGQLCRERGWLFCVDGIQGVGAVPLQVESLGIDCLAVGGHKWLLAPEGCGFLYVSRRVIDRLDSVLHGWKSVYDENKFLPYHFEPRRDALKFEPGSPPHMGIHALGSAVELLLEVGREEVWRRIRAVTDRLVDGLHPLGAEILSPLGEHQRSGIIVFRLPGRSSEGLTQRLDKRGFIVRVRNGGIRVAPHFYNTTNDIDRFLEALQVEATRSD; from the coding sequence GTGTCTCTGCGAGTGCGCCAAGCAGTCGAGGCGTTTTTGGAGCAAGCCCTACGAGCAGATGGGCCAGCAAACCAGTGGTGGGAGTTGCGTAGCGAAGCCGCGAGGGCAGCCTGCGCCAAGCTCGTGGGTGCGCAGACCGATGAGATCGCCTTCGTCAAAAACACCTCCGAAGGCCTTTCCCTTGTCGCTAGCGGCTTTCCGTGGCAGGCGGGCGACAACGTGATCGCTGTCGATCAAGAATATCCATCGAACATCTACCCTTGGTTTGCCTTGCGTGCCCGGGGGGTCGAGACCCGCTTGGTGGCGCGGCGGAATGGGCTTGTGAGCCCTGACGATGTCGTCGCCGTTGCCGATCGGCGCACACGCCTGTTGTCAGTCAGCTTTGTCGATTGGCTCACGGGTGCACGCAACGACCTGGCAGCTTTGGGGCAACTTTGCCGGGAGCGCGGCTGGTTATTCTGCGTCGACGGAATTCAAGGCGTCGGCGCCGTGCCGCTCCAGGTGGAAAGCTTGGGGATCGACTGCCTCGCCGTCGGCGGCCACAAGTGGCTCCTCGCTCCAGAAGGCTGTGGTTTCTTGTACGTGTCGCGCCGGGTCATCGATCGCCTCGATTCCGTACTGCACGGTTGGAAGAGCGTGTACGACGAAAATAAGTTCCTCCCTTACCACTTCGAGCCACGCCGCGATGCCCTGAAGTTCGAACCTGGCAGCCCACCCCATATGGGCATTCACGCCCTCGGCTCCGCCGTCGAGCTTCTTCTCGAGGTCGGCAGGGAAGAAGTCTGGCGACGCATCCGCGCGGTAACGGATCGCTTGGTTGATGGATTGCATCCACTTGGAGCTGAGATTCTCAGCCCCCTCGGAGAACACCAGCGCTCTGGCATCATCGTATTTCGCCTGCCCGGTCGGTCCTCCGAGGGCTTGACCCAGCGCCTGGACAAGCGCGGCTTCATCGTCCGGGTACGCAACGGCGGCATCCGGGTAGCTCCGCATTTTTACAATACCACGAACGACATCGATCGCTTCCTCGAAGCATTGCAGGTGGAAGCAACGCGCAGCGACTAA
- a CDS encoding RluA family pseudouridine synthase, which produces MTHVLPPDELQQIQVDAAHGGMRLDAFVRNMVPALSRRAVQEAIDEGRVFVNGRRASKGTRLQPGAMVTIVAELVRELEPNSELPVTVVHEDDHLVAVNKPAGLPSHALRPFERNTVANFLLAHYPEMRALSRAGLEAGLVHRLDTDTSGVLLAARTPEAHRHLREQFAAREVRKEYLALVSGTISEPGAIRSPLENDPSQVGKMRLARSGSGRAAETHYRPLECYSGHTLLRVDIYSGLRHQIRAHLAAIGHPIVGDALYGGDPSLGLKRQFLHATRISFRHPVTVQLFAVEAPVPEELSAVLGELRKRERQIYKASRPRRR; this is translated from the coding sequence ATGACCCACGTGTTGCCACCCGATGAGTTGCAACAAATCCAAGTAGACGCCGCTCATGGCGGGATGCGGCTGGACGCTTTCGTTCGCAACATGGTTCCAGCGTTATCTCGACGTGCCGTGCAGGAAGCGATCGATGAGGGCAGGGTGTTCGTCAATGGTCGGCGGGCCAGCAAAGGCACTCGCCTGCAACCTGGTGCCATGGTGACGATCGTTGCCGAGCTAGTGCGCGAGCTCGAGCCGAACTCCGAGCTGCCGGTGACAGTGGTCCACGAGGACGATCACTTGGTTGCCGTGAATAAGCCGGCGGGTCTGCCGAGTCATGCGCTGCGGCCGTTCGAGCGCAACACGGTAGCGAACTTCCTCCTCGCGCACTACCCGGAGATGCGAGCCCTTTCGCGGGCAGGGTTGGAAGCCGGGCTGGTGCACCGGCTGGACACAGATACGTCTGGAGTTCTGCTCGCCGCGCGCACGCCGGAGGCGCATCGCCATTTGCGTGAGCAGTTTGCGGCGAGAGAGGTTCGTAAAGAGTACCTGGCGCTAGTGAGCGGCACGATATCGGAGCCAGGGGCGATTCGAAGCCCGTTGGAAAACGACCCAAGCCAAGTGGGGAAAATGCGCCTCGCCCGCAGCGGCAGCGGTCGAGCCGCCGAGACCCATTACCGGCCTCTGGAGTGTTATTCCGGGCACACGCTGCTGCGGGTGGACATCTATAGCGGCCTCCGGCACCAGATCCGTGCGCATCTTGCCGCCATTGGGCATCCGATTGTCGGCGACGCTTTGTACGGCGGCGACCCCAGCCTCGGCTTGAAGCGGCAGTTCCTACACGCCACGCGTATCTCGTTCCGTCACCCCGTCACGGTACAACTCTTCGCCGTGGAAGCCCCGGTGCCGGAGGAGCTGTCCGCCGTGTTGGGCGAACTGAGAAAGCGAGAGCGGCAAATCTACAAGGCTTCGCGTCCGCGCCGGCGGTGA